Genomic window (Ostrea edulis chromosome 9, xbOstEdul1.1, whole genome shotgun sequence):
acttggacacagaacgattgggttcaagttctgttcaccgatgagtccaggtattgtttggactttacagacgggagtcaccgagtgtggcgacgacaacgtgaacgtttccatgatgccaacatcagtgaacatgaccgttatggtggtggttccatcatggtctggggtggaatcagcagggatggaagaacagatcttcatgtcctggagagaggaacaatgacgggggtgcggtaccgggatgagatcctcgatgtttacgtcagaccctacgttggtgctgttggccccgagttcatcctgatggatgataacacccgtcctcatcgcgccagggtggtggagcagtaccttcagcaggagacaattatccgtatggactggccagcgcgctcgcccgACTTGAACCcaattgagcatgtatggaacatgctacatgttgccctttcacgccgtagagcacaacccacgactttggcagagctcggaaacgccctcgtggaagagtggaacaaccttcccattagGAACAtacgggtgcttattgacagcatggacCGACGTTGTcgagccgtcattgatgcaaggggaggccatacccggtattgacacttcatcgactaagtgtaataatggactatccccaaaaactgtgtaattctttctctggtttggtgttaactttttgtaatgaaatgccttttggtgttgttatcagatttcaagcattccgtattgataaaacttcatgccgttcatgaattttcattcataacctgagtaaacacgtttctgagtcaaatttatgtcttttgttatgttagtggtaaattacacacatataacctagtgatccttatcaaattttgagtagtatatatcaCTCGGAAAACAATTTGGTGTAGATATATTAGAATAAAATAAGTCCTAGGTATAGGCAAAAGATAGGGAAAAATTCAGATgaagatttcacatttattccaAAGCGTTTTCGCTCTACGCTCTTCAGTGGAATTTAAAATACAACATTGttgttacatatatacatataacctAAATATCAACATTCTTCTAAACAAATGATTGATTTGGATACTGTAGACAGACTCACATTacgaatatatatttttttttggatagAGACAAACACACGTACTTTCATATGACAAGGATAGTGGAATATCCGATGTACATCTCTACAGATTAAACAAGGTAATCCTTGGAATCTATAAAGGTATATCTGTTTAGTTTCTCTGTAgtataattttaattaaaaatcaCACTCGAAATTAATTCAACCAAcaagcaattttatttttgaaagatttagaaGAACGTATTCTTTAATATGATTATTGTTCGGAGAGGGTGTATATTCAAATGAATATTCATGCCTAAGAACTGAATacgaaatagaaatttaaaattcgttggatttaaagatttttaatgaaacAAATCTGATATGTGCATTCAATAttgttgtatgtatattttcttCATTGATTTATCGAGAACATTAACATGTGGATGGAATTGGAAATTAGTCGAGCTTTTAATCtatcaataattacatgtaagcTTCCACAGAAAACGAAGGTTTGGTTTCTTTAACAAAATATGTAGaataatgatatacaatgtaaaatccatctcaactgattcgatatggaaaagcttgttctgcgtatagtcaggttttaaatcgaggtaagctactgacaaacaagttgatggtacaggggtttcaacagtctcgattggaatcagcatttcgcatattctatggtcgttataacgatctagtttgtcaatacaacctatcattgggtcaaatgctgtctgacatgtttcataccgattgttaagccgttcttgctgcactgaatttgactgcggataattccgtttacctgatcaaaatatagtgctcacggcgggtgtgaccggtcgacaggggatgcttactcctcctaggaaccgtgtcccacctctggtgtgtccaggggtccgtgtttgcccaactatctatttttgtattgcttgtaggagttatgagattgatgactgctcgttattttcacctttcatgtaaaatcaCATAAAAAGCACTgaacttgatatatatatatatatatatatatatatatatatatatatatatatatatatatatatatatatatatatatatatattaattagttTTAAAATAGAAACGTTACTATTACAGACTATCGGTTCAGATGTTCAGCTTGATGAAATAGAAAAGTCGCTCCAAATCTACTTCATGTACCTGTCAGAGGCAAACTCCATTTATTCCGCGCTTGCTCTGTCAACTGGAGATTTTCTACATCTACGAAGCTTCTTACTGACCGCCTTATGTAATTTGGACAACGGAATCGCTACTGATCACGTGATGTATAATGTGTCTTTATCACGTGACTTAAGTATATTTTATACACAAACTGTGTACATCCTGGAGTCTTTGCATACGGATATAGAAACTGTCATGACATGGAAACACTGTCAGGCTAGTGTGTAGTGGTTTATAATTAAACATTATCCATTAAGATGGTATCGTGCATTTTTCTGAATATTTAATCTAATCTTACCtctttcatattttcaattcacttttgtattttaaaactgtatcTAATCAACTGTTTGatatgaatttctaaatacaggtatttttttttcatttcaccACCAAAATTGTCTGTCCCATACAACATTTGTTTCTTTCGCCCTGACAGTTTTTTATGTTTGTAGTGGTTTTATACTTGATTGTGATATACAACTATGAGCCAGCTTATTACTCAATGCTTACTGCAGATTTGTGTTATTTATCAGAATAATTACTATATTAACCAGACTGTTAACCAATCCATGTTCAAATGGTCTCAGCATTCATTGCGTGCTTTAGAGTACCAGTATAAGTAATTATAGGTAACATCTGACTAAGTATGTCAAttctaattataaacaattCATTTAAGTGTTTTGAAGTAGACATTGCGATgtattaaggtagctcactactctctatgacactacgtcacaagatggcaatataaatgttttgtgaaattatttgtatcgattgaTGTGTTAGCTCAGTCATAGTGATTAAAACATTGgactggtgaaccgcagatctcgagttcaaatccgccagtcttttgttcatatgtgtcgaaaaaatgttttttgaaaatcaagttTTTATCCATATTTACATAGTTTTGCCTCTTTGACATTATACTTATCATAatatcatatctttcatgaaTAAACCAATTCgtgctgatttgagaaactatttcagggtgtagtgagccaccttaaaaagtgaagataccgaacaatgatcaatcttataattccCATAAAGAAAATAGgacaaacgcggacccctggacataccagaggtggggttagGTGTCAAGgagtatgtgtatgtatgtaatgaaaTAACTGTGTAAGTCGTGAGAACATGAGTTATAAAGACAATGGAAActtgtaattttattttggagCTCAAGAACAGAGAATCCTAAACTCATTTTCCTCCGAGACATAGTGGGAACTTGTGTAAAACTGTCTTGTTTTCAAAGTGAATTTAACTCGTAATAAAGTCATGCTTTTACTACTCACCAACACGTGTACTTTAGTTCAGATCACTTCAAACGTTAAACAGACCGTGATCACATGTGCACTGCTACATATAACAGTGCtaagaaatatattaattttgattttctcaGATATCAGCCTGACATATTTCCATGGAACGCCCCGAATTTGATATTGAATAGAAATGCAATCACTCTCTCATTCTCTTGTGAAAAACATGTACTATTAAGTGACACCTGTTCTGAAATATGGTCGCATACATATCTCTCAAGGTCTCTGAAATTAATGTAATGTTAATTTTCAATATGCACTTTCCAAATGACTCTTATAGGGTCCCACATCAATACCACATGTCTCTATCTGATGACATTCATGGTGTGAACTACAATGGCCGTATTGTGTTCTGCCatcataaatgtatttatatttcaatgctatcaaaacttcAATGTCGGCACGTTATTTTTTGCAAGAAACAGCATGATCCTCCCTATTTAAAGTACTAGCATTGATCAATTGAAAACTTAATTATGAATTATCCTAAAATATTCCTTGAAGTAATAATCACTATCAAATTTTTCATGTTATTTTATGACACAAAACAAGCTTTACAGAGTTATGACATTTgacacatattgtttttacctAAAAGGCACAAGGCCCATACAAATTAGGAAGAAGTGGTATATTATTCTTTTCTGGCAGTCTGTTTTCTTCCGAGAAGAATGAAAAGGTTAAATAGTTTTCATAATTAAAAAAGGAAGATCCTTATTAACCTCCGACATAGAATAGTATACAAATAAAGACGAAGGCCaatcatatttcattatttttgtggttcctgaaatattaaaataggGTTGTAAGATCCCACACACGGAATGGTTTTTTCTATGTATAACGGATGCTTCAATGCATAACTTAGAAGTCGGGGTTATTcagtttcttgttttttttttctctcttatatgtttttttctctatattcaAATGATAACAATAGAATTAGTCAGCGTTTGTATAGATTTTTTTCCCTATTGGTAAGGTAATGGAATTAAACGGGAATTGATCATGCATGTATGATTCAAAGGTGACTTAGTACATTTCGGACAGATCCACCCAGTTCCATAAAGATTACTGATATGTTAACCTTCCCATCACCCAATAAATTAATTCAGCGTTACAGTGTAACTATACGTTATCTACTTTATGTATATCACTTAAACTTAGTTAACTAAACTTTGTGTAGCTAGATGTTTAAGTCTGAAATAAACTAAATCACCTGTGAATTTTGACGAAATGTCAAGCCtgtttattttccttaaaggtACATTCGTACTAATAATTAATTTTAAGatggttgatatatttataatgGTGATGTATGATAACTTATGCAACATAGACTAGTTGATTTCAACCCAGATGAAAGGAATGGGTCCAATTCTTTAGTTCATTCTTTACTACGAACATCTTCGGTGGATTTTATTTCTACTGCGCGGGCCTTTGTCACACGTGGTCGGAAGGAAACGGTCGCAAAAGTATAAGAACCCCATCGGGCTAAATCAACTATGCTAcatcatgtgtaaaacactaaagAGTAGAAAGATGCACAGATTTAAGAATTTCTGGGGAAATGGCACGTGGCATGCTAATAAGACAGTCACGTGCTAGTTTCCAAACGACAATGTTTAAATCGACAGGCTGTCTTTGTTGAATGTATTTGCACTGATATCTCTACAAACATAGATTTTATATGAACATATAGTAGAATTTTTGTTCCActttattcatacatgtacagacacgTACAAAACGTATTCGGTCTTAGTGGCGGCGTGCTTACATTGACGACAAACGTATCAATATTTTGCTGGCTGAcaatttaataaaaatgaaaatgaaaattcaaaaaatgaACTACTTACGATTTAATACTTCGTGAGGTGTCTTTTTAGTCTGAAAACTTGCCGAATGCGTTTCGGGACGGAGCCATACAAGCTTTGAATATACGCCGAATTTTCTCTATCAAATCAGATCTTGATTTTATTGAACCAGTGCGGGAttgaagttttcttttaatatatagccaaacattttcaataatattCAAGTCTGGTGATTGGGCAGGCCAGATTAAACAGTGTATACGATTTCTGGCCATGATCTGGCTCGATTGTCCTGGAAAAAAGTTTCCATTTTGAGGGAAATGTCTTGCCAAAACTGGCCACAGGTTTTCCTCTACTTAGATGCCATTGTACTTTGCATCGTTAATATTTCCTTCCACTGGCGTTATAGTTCCAACACCCTCCCAACAAATGCACCCCCATACCATGACTTCACACTTCGCTTGAGGAGTTCTCTGTTGAACGAGATCGAGCTTCCATCCTTCGTCTTTTTCCCTCCAGATCCTAACTCTTTCATCATGTCCTATCATAATTTTGCTTTCATCTGAGAATATCACGCGTTTCCAGTTGTCTACAGTATATTGTCTTTTCCAGACAAACCGCTTCTTTAGAATTTGACTTCTTTGATAACGAGTTTCTTCTTGGCAATACTCCTcctgtaattattttttgtaaattgtgTTGAATTGTTCTTTTACTCACCGGATTTTGtctttcttcattaaatttTGCCGTAATATCCAACAGTGAACATCTACGGTTAGTTTTCACAATCCTCTCCAACTTCTGATAGTCCCAAGGTTGATTTTCGGAGACCAACCACTTCTCGGTTTGTTTTCTAATGATCCCGATTCAGAAACTTTCTTACAAACGTCAATGACACTTGATTTAGGTCATTTCAACATCTCGTTTATCTTTCTCCGACTGTATCCACCCTGTAGTAACTCCATTATGACTTTTCTTACATCTAACCTCATCTCTTTTCCTCTCCGAACcatgtttgatattttctaaTTTTCCATTGTTTGTAAACAGCAGACGAAAACTAGGTATCACATGATGCACCATGTGACCAATTTTTAATTCTAAACATTTCTACTTCCTGACAATACAAAAATAGCAGGAAAGGGTCATTTTCTTTTTCGCTTTCGTTTTCAAACTGCgccccctcccccctaaaattttcaaatttaaggtaaatcgccgtatcttgtttcggataatgtactaaacgataaaagaagcaataatttcttccacccCCGAAGAAATatatgacaaaatcctttgatgtcttgaattactttattgggagaacctaATTTTTCCCCCATAAACCCCTTAAAATATTTCACCGCCTCATAAAGTGGTgtcccccgtaaccacaattcctggatccgcccctgaacaCATCGCCATTCTGTGACCGAATACTTCGTGCATGTATCTGTAGAATACTCGCAGTATTCATATCATAGACGCTCGTGTCGTGGATAATGATTGAgtatttgatttaatattgtttaacgtccctttcgaggatctttcactcgtattgagacgtcactaatgccggtgaagggctgcaaagtttagTCCCATGTTCGGCGTTTACtgtctttgaacagggaggaaTCATtttcgtgccacatctgctgttacacgagacctcggtttttgcggtctcatcgaaaggaccgccccatttagtcgcctcttacaacaagaaaggggtactgaggacctattctaacccgaatccccacagGATGTCATGGATAATgtaaatgaaatctatatagAGCTGTCGAAGATATTTTAACTAAGATCGTGACATTTTTGCTCCACTCCATGACGTGGATTTCTAAATTTTTGTAATCTACTGTATTTCGCTGATCATATGCTAGTGCactttaaaaagaataatttcATAAACGTTTGAATATTGACTTCACCCACATTGAAATATACAGTCATTTCTCCCCTACGTTAATTCTGTTCACTCTAAAAAAATATCCTATTGCAATGATTTAACACCGGATAACGTTTATGTTAGAGTACTatgcataggcgtagcttgggttcgaatattaccgaggcagagggtctggggggcgcagccccccccccccaccccacacacacacacacacacacacacacacacacaaaaggtatcgacattttaacaacgtaaaaggtgttgttgtttttcttacCGAGGCacctgcctcggttgcctcaatggaagctacgccattTTGTATACGGATTACTTGGCTTACCTGATCATTCCGACGTTTGTGTATACAGGGAGTCGGCGTATACACAAACGTCGGGATGATCCAGTCTAATTTGATCAAGGTATAGGAATGAGGGTACCAAATCCCTGcatgcgtaacccggacgcagtttacccCAAGAtggagcggaggtataaatgtctaggtgttgcgtgattggctaatatcaagagtgaaattatttggaattgaaagaaatattatagaggttcaatttaattgtcaggatgaaaaattatcgcacaaaatcgagaaatgactgaagaaattaccatggtagaggtttgattaaaatgaaggGTGTagtttactgcagattgctatgtgctgtgaaaaagtacaaatatggcctataaaaggcacgggaccgtctataatttttgtcgttttttatgaacacttggaatgaagtttgaaatgtttccggtcatttgtttaaaattaatatagttaattagtgagagacCAAAGGTTAgtattgaggtctatgggaaatgaattagTACTCTTTTCCCTATAGGCTTACGAGGTGCTGCTAAAACgtggaacggaaaacggaacagaAGACGGAACGAAAAATGAAagagaatttaagaattagaattaTTAATTTAACGACGACAGCAccaaaaatcggaagaaaatacCCTTATAATGATTAACATCTAAATTatgggaatttgtttacaagcggtaaaacaattttatcttaaaattctgcatcataaattgattaaaaatttaaaaagcgtttgacaagaattttgaaatgtcggcATTTACAGAAgtgttagcgagcagcgacacctgggtagagaatggaaagaagACGCGTACTTTATatgacggggggggggggggggggggggggcaaaacatcattaacgcacatttacatgtatacacataatacagtgtatgtgtgtacctacaacagggTATGTTTAACAAcgacaattcatgatcttattgaTTCAGAAAGTTAAACagcttgtgtttgatatatcatttttaagtAACAGAGATTGTGACCGCAGAACTCGattcctaaatagggaggacttctagcagtttatttctaaacaatacttgtatcttaataTTTAGACAAATTGAGATTACCTTTTAATTCCATCCAAGCATAAATTGTCTGTTAGTCTTTTAtatctcatatttcatatctgttaatatctcatactatggatcgtaaacttcaccttagttttcataggttctgtttcaatctttctttcccgctcTAACTCTTTGGGtccaacactaatccgcaggatgtcAGTAAATGTGCAAACTTTCACATAAACTAATCCCAAATGAGGTAAACGTTTTATACACACCGCACTCGTTCGCTCCAAAATTtaatgtgatacataaatatatcataccaggtgtagaactaaattacgaataaaagcaaattAAATTTAAGAAGGTTATCTCTCGGGAAAATtgttgtaaaaattattttaacttttacaatgttgttttagGCGGGGGCGGGGGTGAgggcttttattcattggatataaaagaaaattctaGTCTTTttaagtttgatattttttttctttatccaTACTTTTCATGgtaagttaatgattttaaaatacatatgcattagtatgaagcATATGAAACAGTGGATTCTGTGGATGACTTGACTAAGATATCAGGCTAATAGTGGTTGTCGCTCAACAGAggaggcacatgatcccacaaCTGGTGTTTTAGGGGTCTGTgtttaaattgatattaatctcaatttcgtattctttatgACAAGTGAGGGTTGGAGAAAATCCTAGTTATCAAAGAAACATAACTCTGTCAGATAACGAAAGCAATAAATGCTATAAAGAGTTATTTTTCCTGATGGGAAACGGGAAGTACTTTGCGATTAATTACAGGTTTGTTGTAGTAAGTCGTAGTTgtaacgtacatgtacatacaggtTTGCACTGTAGGTTGAATCACAAACCTGACGTCTTGAGCATGTCATGTCAGTTTAacaataataccatatttagcTTCTATTACTTATGAAAAGATGTAACATTCATGTTCAATTAAAGGCCCACTGTGACTCATAAAgggataaataaaattttaacaaGGCTCtcgcaattttttttccattattgaaaatataaactttcgAAAATTTACAAAGTTTAGAAGTAAATAATTCCGGTAATAAATCAAAAAATAGAATTTACGTCTGGTCCAGCACCAAATTACAGTTTGTTCCGCCTCCAGAAAAACACGCATGCGCAGAGGACTTGTAAACAATACAGCATGGCGTCTAGAGCGGGTAAGCGTCCTGTGGGAAGACCGCGAATTCTTACCGACTCGGCCAAAAAGAGAGCGAAAAGTgaaagaaataaatcatatttgtATAAGACTAAGATTTATCTCGGAGATCAATACGAAAGATGGCAAGCAAAGAAGGAAGAACTCGGAGAAACGCACGCAGGACTGGCGAAGATTCTACTTGACAGGTTGGTTTTGAAACTTTCTAAATGTAAAGTTATTATTTGAGGATAAACCTGGATCGATCGGTGGtaaacattctttaaaatattatttataaacCCGCTGCGAGTATTGTGTTAAAAATACTTCATATATCTCCTTAGGTGCTCAAATTATGAGCTTTTCGGGGGCCCCCAAGGGGaaatttttgagaaaacaaagatatatagatttcaacagtattttattatgataattcaCAATAGGATTAGACAGCAGGCACTGCCTATACAAGTCTTCACCGTTGATATTATATTACTTTGATTCTGTTATGATTTGTAAagtataatattcattttactGTATTGGACACTATTCAATTCAAATAGACTTGTAACGGACAGTGAAACAGAGGATGCAGACTCAGCTGACCAGTCACttacattgcagaaaaaaatatcaacgcCTATATTAAAGAAAAAGCTACATCTCCTCCCCCCAGATGTATCAGAAATTTCATCAGCTCTAAGGTAGGTGTATACATTATTACAGGCAACTGAAGAAcggaaaaaaatctaaattatgTGACTCCACTGACCACCTTcatagcttgttctgcatagTCAATTTGTACTTTCTGCAAGCTTTTGAGACAATCA
Coding sequences:
- the LOC125658809 gene encoding uncharacterized protein LOC125658809; translated protein: MASRAGKRPVGRPRILTDSAKKRAKSERNKSYLYKTKIYLGDQYERWQAKKEELGETHAGLAKILLDRLVTDSETEDADSADQSLTLQKKISTPILKKKLHLLPPDVSEISSALSESTDTEKQQEVAKSSAPPVTSQQESPGINHQN